TTTGCCTCATGAAAAATAGCATATACTCTTTCAAAAACATCATCATGTGAAGGTTTAGAAAAATAATCTCCATCACTACCATAGGCAGGTCTGTGCTCTTGGGCAGAAATACAAATAGGTTTGCTATCTAAATATTGATAAGCATTTTGTTCATCTATTACTTTTTGTAAAATATAGGCCGAAGCTCCTCCCGGAACATCTTCATCAATAATTGCTAAGCGGTTAGTTTTAGAAACACTGTAAGAAATATTGTGATCTAAATCAAAAGGCATTAAACTTTGTACATCTACAACTTCTGCATTAATTCCTACTTGAGCCAATTCTTTTTGAGCAACTTCCATCACTATTTTTAAGGTAGAACCATAAGAAACTAAAGTGATGTCTGTTCCTTCTTTAATAGTTTCAGAATATCCAATAGGAGTTAAGTATTCTCCTAAGTTGTTAGGCTTTTCTTCTTTTAAACGGTAACCATTTAAGTTTTCAATTACAATGGCAGGTTCATCAGTTTGTAATAAGGTGTTGTAAAAACCTGCGGCTTTGGTCATGTTTCTTGGAACCAATAAATGCATTCCTCTTAAACAACTTAAAATTAAAGCCATTGGAGAACCAGAATGCCAAATACCTTCTAATCTATGTCCTCTTGTTCTAACAATTAATGGAGCTGTTTGTTTACCGTAAGTTCTGTAACGTAAACAAGCCAAGTCATCACTTAAAGTTTGAACAGCATATAAAATATAATCTAGGTATTGAATTTCGGCAATAGGGCGTAAACCTCTTAAAGCCATTCCAATTCCTTGCCCCATAATAGTTGCTTCTCTAATACCAGTATCTGCAACACGTAATTCTCCAAATTTATCTTGTAAACTTTCTAATCCTTGATTTACATCACCAATTTTACCTGCATCTTCACCAAAAATAAATAGGTTGTCGTGTTTTTTTAATAATGCTTCAAAATTATCACGAATAATAATTCTTGCATCTACAATTTCTTTTTCATTATTATAGGTAGGAGGGACTTCTTGAATACTAGAAGCACCTTTACCAAAATCATTTAATAATTTTGAACTGTATTTTTCTTGAGCAATTGGCAAGTTTTTTTGCAACCATTTTTGCAAGATGGCTTTACTCGGTATGTTTTCTTCACGTATATAACTTAAAACTTTTCTGGCAGTACCATAAATATCTTTACGGTGAACTTCTGCCATGGCTTCAAGTTCGTTTCTAAGTTTTTGAATAAAGTTTTTGTTGATGCTTTCTTCGCAAACTTTATCTAAAATGGTTAAAAGACTATTTTCTTCTACTTTTAAAGGCTTAAGAAAAGCTTGCCACGCAGCTCTTTTAGCAGCAGAAACTTCTTGCTTAGCTCTTTTTTCAATAGCAATTAATTCGTCTTCGTTTTCAACTATTTTTAATATTCTGTCTTCGGTAGATAGATCAAAATCTAAAATCCACTCGCGCATTTTTTTGTTACAATCAAAATCTTTTTCCCATTGTAAACGTTCTTCACTTTTATATCGTTCGTGAGATCCAGAAGTTGAGTGTCCTTGAGGTTGTGTTACTTCAGAAACATGAATCATTACAGGAACATGTTCTTCTCTTGCAATTTGTGATGCTTTGGTGTATGCATCAATCAAACTAGAGTAATCCCAACCTTTTACATTAAAAATTTCTATCCCTTTGTTTTCATCATCTCTTTGAAAACCTTTTAAAACTTCAGAAATATTTTCTTTAGTAGTATGGTGTTTTTGATGAACAGAAATTCCGTATTCATCATCCCAAATACTAGCCACCATTGGAATTTGTAAAACTCCTGCAGCATTTATAGCTTCAAAAAAATGACCTTCACTGGTACTAGCGTTACCGATAGTTCCCCAAGCGACTTCATTTCCTTTTTTACTAAATTTCTCATATCCTTTTTGTACCGAGGCTTCTTGTCTATATAATTTAGATGCATAAGCAAGACCTACTAATCTTGGCATTTGTGCTGCTGTACAAGAAACATCCGAAGCGGTGTTATACTGCTCGGTTAAATTTTTCCACGCTCCATTTTCATCTAAACTATGCGATGCAAAATGTCCTCCCATCTGCCTACCAGCAGCAAAAGGTTCGTGTTTAATATCTGTGTGGGCATATAGTCCAGCAAAGAATTGTTGTGGAGTTAACTCTCCTAAAGCCAACATAAAAGTTTGGTCTCTGTAGTAACCAGAGCGCCAGTCTCCTTTTTCAAAAGCTTTGGCCATGGCTATTTGTGGTAATTCTTTACCATCACCAAAAATTCCAAATTTTGCTTTTCCTGTTAAGACTTCTTTTCTACCTAGCAAACTACATTCGCGACTTAGAACGGCAATGTAATAATCATTTAAAATTTCCTCTCTAAATTGGTTGAATGTAAGTTCTTGCTCGTTTTTTGAATCAACAGTAATAGACATGTTTTTATAGCTGTTTTAGGCCGTAAAGTTAGGTATTTCTACTGGGATAATAAAGCTTAACAAAAAGATAGCGTTTTAGTGATTTAAAACAGCTGCTGTTTAAAGAACTTAATTAGTGGTTGAGCTTTTAAAGTAACTGTAAATCTGATGTTTTTAAAGTACTGGCCGTCTTTGGTTAAAAGTCCTTCTTTGTTGTAGATAGGTAAATAAAATTCTAAAATATCAGGTATAAAGTTTAGTCTTATTCCTCCTTCATAATCAAAAAAAGCAGATTCGTTTTTACTTTTGGATAATGAGATATTGTTAAAGGCTTCTACCCATCTAATAATTCCAATACTAGTGTTGATACTCGTAAGCCATTGGTTAGAAAAACCAGGCTCGTTTTGGGTAACAAATCCTCCTTGAGATCTAATGTATTGTTGGGTTAACAGTCCAGAAGTTTCCGATCTTCCTAAGTAAGGAAGTTCAAATAAATAATCGTTGGCTGTATGTTGATTAAAACTAAAATAATCAGAAGTAGAGGTGTTTCTTAAAAATACTCCTCCATAAAATCTAAATTCAACAGGTCGTTTGGTATTGGTTAAATGTCGATATCTAAAATCGGTAGTTAATTTAGAGAACTTAGTAGCAACCTCGGTGCTAATGTTTAATTTATAATCGTTAATCAGTTGATTTTTTCTGTAATCATAGGCTACTTTTAGTAGTTGATATTTGTCTTCATCTGTTTGTTCTGTACCTTTTGCTACCTCTTTATGAATGCCTAAAAAACGAGCAGTTATTCTATTAGTTCCCAGTGCTCTCATATTTTTTTGTTTAAAATCAATAGAGAAATATGGAGAAAATACATTGTAATTAAGGTCTTTGGTATAGTGGTAATTACTTCCGCTCATTCCAAAACTAACATCAAAAATGTTGGTTTTTTCAGGGTAAACAGTGTAGGAAAAATTAAATCCACCAGTTAAAGTTCCACTAGCGGTACTGTAGGTTGGTTTTAGTTTGTATTCAAAGTTTTTGCGAATAAAGGCTTTGTTTTGAATTCCAACCCCCAAAATAACCCCATCATAAAAATTATAAGCAAACTCCGGATTTAAAAAAACTTGATGTGCATTTGGGTCGTTTAAATCTTTTAAGAGTTTTACTTTTAAAGGACGTTCAAACAATTTTGGTTTGGCATTTTTCCAGTTGTTACGATTGTTAATTTCAGGATAATCGTTTTCATAGTTTAAAATAACCTTATCTAGGTTATCGTTTTTAATGGCAATTTTTTTGGTGTCATCAAATCCATCAGTCCAAGTTTTACTTTTAATTTCATTGTTTTTTAAACCGTAAATAGACACTGGAGTTTTAATACTCCTCTTGTTTTTTAATGTGATATAAACACTATCTTTTTTAAAAGTAGCTTTACTAATTTTATGATCTATTTTTTTATTAGATTCTACCCATTCTTCCATAAACCAAGAAATATCTTTAGTACTATTTTTTTGTAAAATAGTCATCAAATCATTTGGGTCACTGATTTTGTTTAAGTTTTGATGGATGTATTCTTTTATGGCATCTTGTAGAATTTCTTGCCCAATATAGTTTTCTAAAAAAATAAAACTAAGTCCTGCTTTGTATGGAGTGATGACTTTTTTGTTATAATTAGACAAGTCTTTTAAAGGGGTGTCTAAACTTTGGTCTAAGTTTTCTCTAGCCGTAATTTGATGTACTATAGAAAATTTATCGGTGAATTTACTTTTGGCAATATTCATAGATTTTAATCCCCAAATATTTGCCAATCTACCTACTAATTTAGAATCAGGATAGTTTTCT
Above is a genomic segment from Wenyingzhuangia fucanilytica containing:
- a CDS encoding alpha-ketoacid dehydrogenase subunit alpha/beta, which gives rise to MSITVDSKNEQELTFNQFREEILNDYYIAVLSRECSLLGRKEVLTGKAKFGIFGDGKELPQIAMAKAFEKGDWRSGYYRDQTFMLALGELTPQQFFAGLYAHTDIKHEPFAAGRQMGGHFASHSLDENGAWKNLTEQYNTASDVSCTAAQMPRLVGLAYASKLYRQEASVQKGYEKFSKKGNEVAWGTIGNASTSEGHFFEAINAAGVLQIPMVASIWDDEYGISVHQKHHTTKENISEVLKGFQRDDENKGIEIFNVKGWDYSSLIDAYTKASQIAREEHVPVMIHVSEVTQPQGHSTSGSHERYKSEERLQWEKDFDCNKKMREWILDFDLSTEDRILKIVENEDELIAIEKRAKQEVSAAKRAAWQAFLKPLKVEENSLLTILDKVCEESINKNFIQKLRNELEAMAEVHRKDIYGTARKVLSYIREENIPSKAILQKWLQKNLPIAQEKYSSKLLNDFGKGASSIQEVPPTYNNEKEIVDARIIIRDNFEALLKKHDNLFIFGEDAGKIGDVNQGLESLQDKFGELRVADTGIREATIMGQGIGMALRGLRPIAEIQYLDYILYAVQTLSDDLACLRYRTYGKQTAPLIVRTRGHRLEGIWHSGSPMALILSCLRGMHLLVPRNMTKAAGFYNTLLQTDEPAIVIENLNGYRLKEEKPNNLGEYLTPIGYSETIKEGTDITLVSYGSTLKIVMEVAQKELAQVGINAEVVDVQSLMPFDLDHNISYSVSKTNRLAIIDEDVPGGASAYILQKVIDEQNAYQYLDSKPICISAQEHRPAYGSDGDYFSKPSHDDVFERVYAIFHEANPSKFPKLY
- a CDS encoding M1 family aminopeptidase encodes the protein MSIYSQNNKVAIDAQLFAEKNILNINQKITYYNTSKDTLHEIVLRNWANSYKDSETPLAKRLLEDYKTDFYFSKDEDRGYSQINSIKSKKENLTYHSPHHQKDIIYVNLKKSLKPKDSVTIALKYVIKIPNAKFTGSGKKDMDYYLQDWYISPAPYENNWVLDSHNNLNYQYNTPTNYHIKLKVPIGYQVHSAFHQQKEIGSDFLNYKLTGKNFVKANISITFLKSYLKVQTDKVNVITDFVSEDFDTTIQEEKMHQMISFLENHLGELPHKQILIEKETYNQNPIYELKYLPKILHPYKEQFTWELKFFKTLSAEYINQMILNDKYKYYCFTEGLEVYLFTKYVEENYPDSKLVGRLANIWGLKSMNIAKSKFTDKFSIVHQITARENLDQSLDTPLKDLSNYNKKVITPYKAGLSFIFLENYIGQEILQDAIKEYIHQNLNKISDPNDLMTILQKNSTKDISWFMEEWVESNKKIDHKISKATFKKDSVYITLKNKRSIKTPVSIYGLKNNEIKSKTWTDGFDDTKKIAIKNDNLDKVILNYENDYPEINNRNNWKNAKPKLFERPLKVKLLKDLNDPNAHQVFLNPEFAYNFYDGVILGVGIQNKAFIRKNFEYKLKPTYSTASGTLTGGFNFSYTVYPEKTNIFDVSFGMSGSNYHYTKDLNYNVFSPYFSIDFKQKNMRALGTNRITARFLGIHKEVAKGTEQTDEDKYQLLKVAYDYRKNQLINDYKLNISTEVATKFSKLTTDFRYRHLTNTKRPVEFRFYGGVFLRNTSTSDYFSFNQHTANDYLFELPYLGRSETSGLLTQQYIRSQGGFVTQNEPGFSNQWLTSINTSIGIIRWVEAFNNISLSKSKNESAFFDYEGGIRLNFIPDILEFYLPIYNKEGLLTKDGQYFKNIRFTVTLKAQPLIKFFKQQLF